In one Apostichopus japonicus isolate 1M-3 chromosome 18, ASM3797524v1, whole genome shotgun sequence genomic region, the following are encoded:
- the LOC139958732 gene encoding uncharacterized protein: MVKDSPGASSPPTPLTKVSTPPKLREADLENKEELVMLTEWLKCNMEPREKVLDFMRQTAVYRQQHIKDHSTNISDILKEYQRLLDRGMIEQDFSVLWPEHEDHLYEKWDLYYNGIIEYGKQVENWQGLLDWSTLT; the protein is encoded by the exons ATGGTGAAAGATTCCCCCGGTGCATCAAGTCCACCTACTCCTTTGACTAAAGTGTCCACTCCACCAAAATTGAGAG AAGCTGATCTGGAGAACAAAGAGGAATTGGTGATGTTGACTGAGTGGCTGAAATGTAACATGGAACCAAGAGAGAAAGTATTGGACTTCATGAGGCAAACTGCAGTTTACAGACAACAGCATATCAAAGACCACTCAACTAACATTTCAGATATTCTGAAAGAGTATCAAAGGTTGTTAGACCGTGGAATG ATAGAACAAGATTTTTCAGTGCTTTGGCCTGAGCATGAGGATCACCTGTATGAGAAATGGGACTTGTATTACAATGGGATTATAGAATATGGCAAACAGGTTGAAAATTGGCAAGGCCTCTTGGATTGGAGTACGTTGACCTAG